Proteins encoded within one genomic window of bacterium:
- a CDS encoding FAD-dependent oxidoreductase — MYDLVIIGGGPGGVAAGVYAARKKIKCAIVVGDFGGASKVSGDIQNWIGTKSISGYEWSKELEEHLRAQEGIDIIHPDLVDGVEKISEGFLVATKGGKALETRTVLVATGSTRKKMGIPGEKEFDGKGVVYCSTCDAPIFKDKIVAVVGGGNAGLEAVLDALPYASKIYLLDHNEALKGDAVTRDKIQANPKVEVILQAESMEIFGDKFVTGLKYKDGSGETAEIKLDGVFVEIGSRPNVDFVKDLVQTNEFGEIVIDHRTQATSLLGIWAAGDVSDVLYKQNNISSGDAIKAVLNITDYLNKEITHREYTK, encoded by the coding sequence ATGTACGACCTGGTTATTATCGGAGGAGGTCCGGGAGGCGTAGCCGCCGGAGTTTATGCCGCTCGAAAGAAAATCAAATGCGCGATAGTGGTGGGGGATTTTGGCGGAGCTTCAAAAGTTTCCGGGGATATTCAAAATTGGATTGGCACGAAATCTATTTCCGGCTATGAGTGGTCAAAGGAATTAGAGGAGCATCTGCGCGCCCAAGAAGGAATTGATATTATTCATCCTGATTTGGTGGATGGGGTAGAAAAAATCAGCGAAGGTTTTTTGGTTGCCACCAAAGGCGGAAAAGCCTTGGAAACTCGAACCGTGTTGGTCGCGACCGGCAGTACCCGTAAAAAAATGGGTATTCCAGGAGAGAAAGAATTTGATGGTAAAGGAGTAGTGTATTGTTCGACCTGCGATGCGCCAATCTTCAAAGATAAGATAGTGGCGGTGGTTGGCGGGGGCAACGCGGGCTTAGAGGCGGTGCTGGATGCTCTGCCCTATGCCTCTAAAATTTATTTATTGGATCACAACGAAGCCCTGAAAGGAGACGCGGTGACACGAGATAAGATTCAGGCCAATCCTAAAGTAGAAGTTATTTTACAGGCGGAATCTATGGAAATTTTTGGCGATAAATTCGTGACCGGATTGAAATACAAAGACGGAAGCGGCGAAACGGCAGAGATTAAATTGGACGGCGTTTTTGTGGAGATTGGTTCTCGCCCGAATGTTGATTTCGTAAAAGACCTAGTGCAGACAAATGAATTCGGGGAGATTGTCATCGATCACAGAACTCAGGCTACTTCCCTGCTTGGCATTTGGGCGGCGGGGGATGTGAGTGATGTGTTGTATAAGCAAAACAATATTTCTTCCGGAGACGCCATTAAGGCAGTTTTGAACATCACTGATTATCTAAATAAGGAAATCACGCATCGAGAATACACAAAATAA
- a CDS encoding HAD family hydrolase, with product MFDFNGTLVSDLDIVYSAMAAVFKTHKVRPPPLELFRNTPQVPIEWYYEQGLPRKISEMEIQCIFSLHAINCWRESRPRLRRSALQLIKECRRRRMKTAIVSALNLKLMDERADQLALRGHFDEIRGGAGDKFEAFQEMLIRFKTPPEKAFYIGDTAGDVESSRRAKITSIAFTNGYNTPDVLLAAKPDFVVKSLSEVLKIITGRRLK from the coding sequence ATGTTCGACTTCAACGGCACCCTAGTGAGTGATCTGGATATCGTTTATAGCGCAATGGCGGCAGTATTCAAAACTCATAAAGTGCGGCCTCCCCCATTGGAACTTTTCCGAAACACCCCTCAGGTCCCGATTGAGTGGTACTACGAACAAGGACTCCCGAGGAAAATTTCTGAAATGGAAATTCAGTGCATCTTCTCACTTCATGCCATTAACTGCTGGCGCGAATCTAGGCCGCGGCTTCGCAGGAGTGCGCTTCAACTCATCAAAGAATGCAGGCGACGTAGGATGAAGACCGCAATTGTCAGTGCGCTTAATCTCAAATTAATGGATGAAAGAGCTGATCAATTAGCGCTTCGTGGCCATTTTGATGAAATCAGGGGTGGGGCGGGAGATAAATTCGAAGCTTTCCAAGAAATGTTGATTAGATTCAAAACTCCCCCCGAGAAGGCTTTTTACATCGGCGATACGGCCGGTGACGTTGAATCATCTCGCCGGGCCAAAATCACATCAATCGCTTTTACCAATGGGTACAACACCCCGGATGTCTTGCTTGCCGCTAAACCCGATTTTGTGGTTAAATCCCTGTCAGAAGTCTTGAAAATCATCACTGGAAGGAGGCTGAAATGA
- a CDS encoding glutaredoxin family protein, protein MVIIYSTPTCVYCKMAKDFFKKNNIEYQEHDVAADMKAREEMVQKSNQLGVPVIDIDGKILVGFDEQELRSALKL, encoded by the coding sequence ATGGTAATTATCTATTCCACTCCGACCTGCGTCTATTGCAAGATGGCAAAAGATTTCTTCAAGAAAAATAATATTGAATATCAAGAGCATGATGTGGCCGCTGATATGAAAGCTCGCGAAGAAATGGTTCAAAAATCGAATCAGCTCGGAGTGCCGGTAATTGATATCGACGGCAAAATACTCGTTGGGTTTGATGAGCAGGAATTGCGTTCCGCTCTGAAACTTTAA
- a CDS encoding TrmH family RNA methyltransferase, producing MVAILHNIRSLHNVGSIFRTADAAGVEKLYLCGITPTPLDRFGVVRQQVGKVSLGAEKSVPWEKVASTSRLINKLKNPPAGGGYKIFALEQSKKSIPYNKIGVIPRDNRVALLVGHEVKGVPAAILKKADKILEIPMRGKKESLNVSVAFGIAVFKLLHG from the coding sequence ATGGTCGCGATTTTACACAACATTCGGAGCTTGCATAACGTGGGTTCTATTTTCCGTACTGCTGATGCGGCGGGCGTGGAGAAGCTATATCTTTGCGGAATTACGCCGACGCCATTGGATAGGTTCGGGGTAGTCCGTCAGCAGGTGGGGAAAGTTTCTCTGGGCGCCGAGAAAAGCGTGCCGTGGGAAAAGGTTGCTTCCACGAGCCGGCTAATCAATAAGTTGAAAAATCCGCCAGCTGGCGGAGGATATAAAATTTTCGCGCTGGAGCAGAGTAAAAAATCCATCCCATACAACAAAATCGGTGTTATCCCGCGGGATAACAGGGTGGCTTTGCTGGTCGGGCATGAAGTTAAGGGAGTGCCCGCGGCGATTTTAAAAAAAGCTGATAAGATATTAGAGATACCGATGAGGGGGAAGAAAGAGTCTTTGAATGTCTCGGTCGCCTTCGGAATAGCAGTTTTCAAATTACTTCATGGCTAA
- a CDS encoding RpiB/LacA/LacB family sugar-phosphate isomerase: MKIYLGGDHAGLQLKEKVKAVLIEWGHEVKDCGPFEYNNDDDYPDFVKLVAEAVAKDPDNSRGILFGGSGQGEAMMANRYKKVRATVFYGGPQDIVELSREHNNANVLSIGARFLEEKEALRVIKMWLEAPFPAEERHKRRIDKF; encoded by the coding sequence ATGAAAATTTATCTCGGGGGCGACCACGCAGGCCTACAATTAAAAGAAAAAGTTAAAGCAGTTTTGATTGAATGGGGTCACGAAGTAAAAGACTGCGGCCCTTTTGAATATAACAATGACGATGATTATCCGGATTTTGTGAAGCTGGTTGCGGAAGCGGTGGCGAAAGATCCTGATAATAGCCGCGGTATTTTATTTGGCGGCTCCGGTCAGGGAGAGGCGATGATGGCTAACCGTTATAAAAAAGTCCGGGCGACGGTTTTTTACGGTGGGCCGCAAGATATTGTTGAGCTTTCTCGAGAGCATAACAACGCCAACGTTCTTTCGATTGGTGCTCGCTTTCTTGAAGAAAAAGAAGCTTTGCGTGTGATTAAGATGTGGCTGGAGGCGCCCTTCCCGGCAGAAGAGAGGCATAAACGTAGGATTGATAAGTTTTAG
- a CDS encoding SPW repeat protein — MKWLSWATMGLGLWLVVSPFVLGYWEVSSALWSQIIAGVLLGLIALWQIVETEDDNI, encoded by the coding sequence ATGAAATGGCTAAGCTGGGCAACCATGGGTTTGGGTCTTTGGCTGGTAGTTTCCCCGTTCGTTTTGGGATATTGGGAAGTTTCTTCAGCGCTTTGGAGTCAGATAATAGCTGGTGTTCTACTTGGTTTGATTGCGCTATGGCAAATAGTCGAAACAGAAGACGATAATATTTAA
- a CDS encoding type I glyceraldehyde-3-phosphate dehydrogenase, whose amino-acid sequence MAKIAINGFGRIGRLFFRQAFGKKGLDIVAINDLGDIENLAYLLKYDSVYRIYDKEVSFERDPAAPPPPAGGLGGGGHLIVDGKKIQVIQEKDLTKLPWGDLKIDVVVESTGAFESFEKAAPHVTAAGARRVVISAPAKDDEGVAGGKTILSGLNEEDYGKCVVSSNGSCTTNGTAPVVAVMHEAIGVQKAFLNTTHGYTATQNLVDGPTRGKDFRRGRAAAINIAPSFTGAAISVTRGIPDLKGKFDGVALRVPVATGSMAVVTFLAKRKTSVEEVNEAFKKAAASKRWKGILGVSEDQLVSSDTIGMSYASMVDLQYTKVVDGDLVVVFSWYDNEWGYVTTLVDHVQKAAAV is encoded by the coding sequence ATGGCAAAGATCGCAATCAATGGTTTCGGCAGAATCGGCAGGTTATTTTTTCGTCAGGCATTCGGGAAAAAGGGTTTAGATATAGTCGCCATCAATGACTTGGGCGACATTGAGAACCTGGCCTATTTATTAAAATACGATTCGGTGTACCGAATTTATGATAAAGAAGTTTCTTTCGAGAGAGATCCAGCGGCTCCGCCTCCGCCAGCCGGCGGATTGGGCGGAGGCGGTCATTTGATCGTGGACGGCAAAAAAATTCAGGTAATTCAGGAAAAAGACCTTACCAAATTGCCGTGGGGTGATTTGAAGATTGATGTGGTCGTGGAATCTACCGGCGCTTTTGAATCTTTTGAAAAAGCGGCTCCGCACGTTACCGCGGCCGGCGCCAGGCGTGTGGTAATTTCTGCTCCGGCTAAAGACGACGAGGGAGTTGCCGGAGGAAAAACTATTTTATCCGGACTGAACGAAGAAGATTACGGAAAATGCGTTGTTTCCTCCAATGGTTCTTGTACCACTAACGGCACCGCCCCTGTGGTCGCGGTAATGCACGAAGCAATCGGCGTCCAGAAAGCATTTTTAAATACAACGCATGGCTATACGGCAACCCAAAATCTAGTTGACGGGCCAACCAGGGGAAAAGATTTTCGGCGTGGCCGGGCGGCGGCAATCAACATCGCCCCATCATTCACCGGAGCGGCCATTTCCGTAACTCGGGGCATTCCTGATCTGAAAGGAAAATTTGATGGCGTCGCCTTGCGGGTTCCGGTTGCCACCGGCTCCATGGCGGTCGTGACCTTTTTGGCAAAAAGAAAAACTTCGGTTGAAGAGGTGAATGAAGCTTTCAAAAAAGCCGCCGCCTCTAAGCGCTGGAAAGGAATTTTGGGAGTTAGCGAAGATCAGTTGGTTTCTTCCGACACGATTGGCATGTCCTATGCGTCCATGGTTGACCTGCAATATACGAAAGTCGTGGACGGCGACCTGGTGGTGGTATTCTCTTGGTACGACAATGAGTGGGGCTATGTGACGACTTTAGTCGATCACGTTCAGAAGGCGGCGGCTGTTTAG
- a CDS encoding NAD(P)-dependent oxidoreductase, with amino-acid sequence MKATVFNNVSLMSSGPYIRDLKIVNLDESPEVIFVRSKDLKKIDLPKSLVAIGRAGSGVDNIPLDWCNQNGVAVFNAPGANSNAVKELVLLALVQAARPAFQASAEVVKNDTDPEVLKKGYKGSELAGKAILVIGLGQIGKRVAEMCYHLGMDVYGHDPYLNEPTKILGMNFVPLDAILPDINYVTLHCALTPENYEMVGKGFLADIQPGAKILNFARGELVNNLEMLKALQDGRVAKYISDFPPNSSFKSQMLETGSAMFFPHLGASTEEAEEKAAMLVAQKANSFLEDGLCTGSVNFPDMPMEKVQRGRIRLLVSNLDQPEMIARITKAVSTAELNIGSMVNKSRNGIALNYIDLDLQNADGRLLAASEIIKEIEGVTRIRVITPF; translated from the coding sequence ATGAAAGCGACTGTTTTCAATAACGTTTCTTTGATGTCCAGCGGGCCATATATTCGGGATCTTAAAATTGTGAATTTAGATGAAAGCCCTGAAGTAATTTTCGTCCGGTCCAAAGACCTCAAGAAGATTGATCTGCCTAAGTCTCTGGTGGCGATCGGCCGGGCTGGTTCGGGTGTGGATAATATTCCGCTTGATTGGTGTAACCAAAACGGCGTGGCGGTTTTTAATGCTCCCGGAGCGAATTCTAACGCAGTTAAGGAGCTGGTCCTGCTGGCGTTGGTGCAGGCCGCGCGTCCGGCGTTTCAGGCATCGGCGGAGGTCGTCAAAAACGATACGGACCCTGAAGTGCTTAAGAAGGGCTATAAAGGATCCGAGTTGGCGGGGAAGGCAATCCTAGTAATTGGCCTCGGTCAGATAGGGAAGAGAGTAGCGGAGATGTGTTATCACCTCGGAATGGACGTCTATGGCCACGATCCTTATCTTAATGAGCCCACCAAGATTTTGGGAATGAATTTCGTTCCGTTGGATGCGATTTTGCCGGATATTAATTACGTGACTTTGCATTGCGCTTTGACTCCTGAAAATTACGAGATGGTGGGCAAGGGTTTCCTTGCGGATATTCAGCCCGGCGCGAAAATTTTGAATTTCGCCCGTGGAGAATTGGTGAATAATCTTGAAATGTTGAAAGCTTTGCAGGATGGAAGAGTTGCGAAGTATATTTCTGACTTTCCGCCCAACTCCTCCTTTAAGTCTCAGATGTTGGAGACCGGCAGTGCTATGTTTTTTCCGCATCTTGGCGCTTCCACTGAAGAAGCTGAGGAGAAGGCGGCGATGCTTGTTGCCCAGAAAGCCAATTCCTTTTTGGAAGATGGGCTTTGTACCGGTTCGGTGAACTTCCCGGATATGCCTATGGAAAAAGTGCAGAGAGGCCGTATTCGGCTATTGGTGAGTAATTTGGATCAGCCCGAAATGATTGCGCGGATTACTAAGGCCGTTAGCACGGCGGAGCTGAATATTGGCTCGATGGTTAATAAGAGTCGCAATGGAATTGCTCTCAACTATATTGATCTCGATCTCCAGAACGCTGATGGCAGGTTGCTGGCGGCATCAGAGATCATTAAGGAGATTGAAGGAGTTACTAGGATTCGTGTTATTACCCCGTTTTAA
- a CDS encoding DUF296 domain-containing protein, with translation MIAVFKKGDNFTEKFGEFLRRNRVNSGFFHGLGGFSKVEIAFYDLRTKKFNKKKFIGPFEVLSLVGNIAQGDDDIVVHAHVVLGDKNFKTFGGHLLNGVVGGTLELNISESGLMERKFDDETGLNLLR, from the coding sequence ATGATTGCTGTATTTAAAAAAGGAGACAATTTCACCGAAAAGTTCGGAGAGTTTTTGAGGCGCAATCGGGTAAACAGCGGGTTTTTCCACGGGCTGGGGGGATTCTCTAAAGTAGAAATTGCGTTTTATGATTTACGCACCAAAAAGTTTAATAAAAAAAAGTTTATCGGACCATTCGAGGTTTTAAGTTTAGTGGGCAATATAGCGCAGGGAGATGATGATATTGTCGTACATGCGCACGTTGTTTTGGGAGATAAGAACTTTAAAACTTTTGGTGGGCATTTGTTGAACGGTGTCGTGGGTGGGACTTTGGAATTGAATATATCTGAATCTGGATTGATGGAAAGGAAGTTTGATGACGAGACGGGGCTTAATCTGCTAAGATAA
- a CDS encoding HD domain-containing protein encodes MSIPKEVKSIADKLGASGYQAYLVGGCLRDLLLENPPAGGPKDWDLTTDAAPEKIQKVFPDSVYENKFGTVGIKTHSEDATLALVEVTTFRKEGKYTDKRHPDEITFAKNVEEDLSRRDFTVNAMAFSLTNDKQPTTNDGLVDPFGGREDLKNKTIRAVGDAAERFEEDALRLMRAVRFSAQLGFEIEEVTAQAIKAKAGLLEFIAKERIRDEFCKLVMTKHASNGIRKMAELGLLKHVLPELCEGIGMDQNLHHKYTIFEHNVRALEYAAEQKFPLYLRVASLLHDVGKPQSRGWKASPQGTRLNKGAKGEWTFYQHQYFGEKIAIEALDRLKFAKKDIEQIALLVREHMFSFDAEIGTQRGARRFVSRVGAENVDDLMKLREADRIGSGTEVAVPQRLRKFKATIEIAMKEPISAKMLKLDGKDLMKVLEIEPGPKVGAILAVLLEKVLDNPALNTKEGLMKEVGSLGKLSDKKLAEMREKASKEADETQERIDQEVMKQYGVKNIKKVK; translated from the coding sequence ATGAGTATCCCAAAAGAAGTAAAATCTATCGCTGATAAGCTAGGCGCGTCAGGCTATCAGGCTTATCTTGTGGGTGGCTGCTTGCGCGACCTTTTGCTTGAGAATCCGCCGGCTGGCGGACCAAAAGATTGGGATTTGACCACGGACGCCGCTCCGGAAAAGATCCAGAAGGTTTTCCCCGACAGCGTTTATGAAAATAAATTTGGGACCGTAGGAATAAAGACCCACTCGGAAGATGCGACGCTAGCTCTTGTGGAGGTCACTACTTTCCGGAAAGAAGGGAAATACACCGACAAGCGCCATCCCGACGAAATAACTTTTGCGAAAAACGTGGAAGAGGATTTGTCGCGTCGTGATTTTACGGTCAACGCCATGGCATTTTCGTTGACTAACGACAAACAACCAACAACTAACGACGGGCTAGTAGATCCTTTTGGAGGAAGGGAAGATTTGAAAAATAAAACTATTCGAGCAGTTGGCGATGCGGCGGAGCGGTTTGAAGAGGACGCTTTGCGGTTGATGAGGGCGGTGCGGTTTTCTGCTCAACTTGGTTTTGAAATTGAAGAAGTTACTGCTCAAGCCATTAAGGCAAAGGCGGGTCTTTTGGAGTTTATTGCGAAAGAACGGATTAGGGATGAGTTTTGTAAATTAGTCATGACCAAGCATGCCAGCAATGGAATCAGGAAGATGGCCGAGTTGGGCCTGTTGAAGCATGTATTGCCGGAGTTGTGTGAAGGAATTGGTATGGACCAAAATCTGCACCACAAATACACTATTTTTGAACATAACGTACGAGCGTTGGAATATGCCGCAGAGCAAAAATTTCCTCTGTATCTTAGGGTTGCGTCGTTATTGCACGACGTAGGAAAGCCACAGTCGCGCGGCTGGAAGGCCAGCCCTCAAGGCACCCGCCTCAATAAGGGCGCAAAAGGAGAGTGGACGTTTTACCAGCATCAATATTTTGGTGAAAAAATAGCAATTGAAGCCTTAGATCGTCTGAAGTTTGCAAAAAAAGATATCGAGCAGATTGCTTTGTTGGTGCGTGAGCACATGTTTTCTTTTGACGCAGAGATTGGAACTCAACGGGGCGCTCGTCGTTTTGTGAGCCGAGTCGGCGCAGAAAATGTTGATGACTTGATGAAGTTGCGGGAGGCGGATCGGATTGGTTCGGGTACGGAGGTTGCCGTGCCGCAGAGACTGCGTAAGTTTAAGGCGACTATTGAGATTGCAATGAAAGAGCCGATTAGCGCGAAGATGCTTAAGTTAGACGGCAAGGATCTAATGAAAGTGTTGGAAATTGAGCCGGGGCCAAAAGTCGGGGCTATTTTAGCAGTTTTATTGGAAAAGGTTTTGGATAATCCGGCGTTAAATACTAAAGAAGGTTTGATGAAAGAAGTGGGAAGCTTAGGAAAGCTTAGTGATAAAAAGTTAGCTGAAATGCGAGAGAAGGCGAGCAAGGAAGCAGATGAGACGCAGGAAAGGATTGACCAAGAGGTGATGAAACAGTATGGTGTTAAGAATATAAAGAAGGTGAAATAG
- a CDS encoding peptidylprolyl isomerase, whose protein sequence is MSYKILAGIVLAAVVGVGVALVVGDYKKDSVVVEAENNTNNMENKNPQTAILETSLGNIKVQFYSSDAPKTVENFTKLAGEKYYDGLVFHRVIPGFMVQGGDPNCTPSRSSGSCGSGGPGYKFEDELDPNTASAKDGYKKGVLAMANAGPNTNGSQFFIMVADVPLPHSYTIFGKVLEGQDVADKISKVTTGAGDRPVDPVVIKKIEIRN, encoded by the coding sequence ATGTCTTATAAAATTTTAGCCGGTATAGTTTTGGCGGCAGTTGTCGGGGTTGGCGTGGCTTTGGTAGTAGGAGATTATAAAAAGGATTCAGTGGTCGTCGAAGCAGAAAACAATACAAATAATATGGAAAATAAAAACCCTCAAACGGCAATATTAGAAACCAGCCTAGGAAATATAAAGGTACAGTTTTATTCGAGCGACGCCCCCAAGACCGTGGAGAATTTTACGAAATTAGCGGGTGAGAAATATTATGATGGCTTGGTTTTTCATCGGGTCATTCCCGGTTTTATGGTGCAGGGAGGTGATCCGAATTGCACTCCGTCCAGAAGCTCCGGTTCTTGTGGCTCCGGCGGCCCGGGTTACAAATTTGAAGATGAGCTAGATCCGAATACGGCGTCTGCAAAAGATGGCTATAAGAAGGGAGTCTTGGCGATGGCGAATGCCGGCCCCAACACGAACGGCAGTCAATTCTTTATTATGGTGGCCGATGTACCGCTTCCGCACTCCTATACGATTTTTGGGAAAGTTTTAGAAGGTCAGGATGTGGCGGACAAGATAAGCAAGGTAACAACGGGAGCGGGCGATAGACCGGTAGATCCGGTAGTAATTAAGAAGATAGAAATTAGAAATTAA
- a CDS encoding plastocyanin/azurin family copper-binding protein encodes MNKKTIIMLALAVVVVGGGYLVFSGGKPLEQLLPGLTPPPSAPSGGGGPAPAPSPTSSKPIPGVPVTSGGTVTVDIKGFAFVSSTTRIGPGTKIIWKNYDDVAHSVVGPTFQSKLLQKGESYSYTFNQPGVYSYFCGSHPNMKGEIVVR; translated from the coding sequence ATGAACAAAAAAACGATTATCATGTTGGCGTTAGCGGTTGTTGTCGTTGGGGGCGGGTATTTGGTGTTTTCTGGCGGCAAACCATTAGAACAGCTTTTACCCGGGTTGACGCCTCCGCCATCCGCCCCTTCTGGCGGAGGCGGACCCGCTCCAGCCCCTAGCCCGACCAGCTCTAAGCCGATTCCAGGCGTTCCAGTAACTTCCGGCGGAACGGTGACGGTGGATATTAAAGGATTTGCGTTCGTGTCTTCGACTACTCGGATCGGCCCAGGCACGAAGATTATTTGGAAGAATTATGATGATGTTGCGCATAGTGTCGTTGGCCCAACTTTCCAAAGTAAGCTTTTGCAGAAGGGAGAAAGTTATTCTTATACTTTCAACCAGCCGGGCGTTTATTCTTACTTCTGCGGATCGCATCCGAATATGAAGGGCGAGATCGTAGTTCGCTAG
- a CDS encoding lamin tail domain-containing protein yields the protein MAKLLYWGVAVVFSGVLIFVSVQQGLFSGEGKSGLTANFQLVSEIPINDKKLTTNDLQPTTPKPVIKKIVAVAKVIAPVPASVSAPTPFRPPSAPSGGGGFAPVPPTKVILPAPAPQSAPVPAPAPTPEPAPQPAPAPQPAPEPPPAGGSAPAPEPTPAPAPEPTPAPAPEPAPAPVPSPVPPPAIIYAPFISEILFDAVGTDNGKEFIKIFNSNNTDFNLENWSLKNGDSSLVKIGSKPEDALVVRANSYLVIGFSGNTSADITRSAVLPNGIATVFLLDADGAMMNQVSYDGANFAEGESWTRP from the coding sequence ATGGCAAAGCTTTTGTATTGGGGGGTGGCGGTAGTATTTTCCGGAGTGCTGATTTTTGTTTCCGTTCAGCAGGGGTTATTTAGCGGGGAAGGAAAGTCGGGATTAACAGCTAATTTTCAGTTGGTGTCGGAAATCCCGATTAATGACAAAAAACTAACGACTAACGACTTACAACCCACAACCCCAAAACCGGTAATTAAAAAAATTGTCGCCGTTGCCAAGGTGATTGCGCCAGTACCCGCTTCGGTTTCCGCTCCGACCCCTTTCCGTCCGCCATCCGCCCCTTCTGGCGGAGGCGGATTCGCCCCGGTGCCGCCCACGAAAGTGATCTTGCCGGCCCCGGCTCCGCAATCTGCCCCAGTTCCGGCTCCCGCGCCTACTCCCGAACCGGCTCCTCAACCAGCCCCGGCGCCACAGCCCGCACCAGAACCTCCGCCAGCTGGCGGATCCGCTCCCGCGCCCGAGCCAACCCCAGCTCCTGCTCCCGAGCCAACCCCGGCCCCTGCGCCAGAACCCGCTCCAGCTCCTGTCCCCTCACCAGTACCACCTCCAGCGATAATTTATGCGCCATTTATAAGCGAAATTCTTTTCGATGCCGTGGGGACCGATAATGGCAAGGAATTCATCAAGATTTTCAATTCAAACAATACCGATTTTAATTTAGAGAATTGGTCGCTCAAGAACGGCGATAGTTCTCTGGTGAAGATTGGTTCCAAGCCGGAAGACGCGCTTGTGGTAAGAGCGAATAGTTATTTAGTGATTGGATTTTCAGGGAATACTTCCGCCGACATCACTCGCTCCGCCGTTCTGCCGAACGGAATTGCCACAGTATTTTTACTGGATGCAGATGGCGCGATGATGAACCAAGTTTCTTATGACGGAGCTAATTTTGCTGAAGGAGAAAGCTGGACGCGACCTTAA
- a CDS encoding DsbA family protein, whose protein sequence is MEDSQKPGKDLLLPGSILVAAFLIAGALIYSVGARNLAPQPANLVATVSDKDLADDDVVLGSVDAPVTLVEFGDYQCPFCGRFFSQVEPKIREEYIKTGKVKMIYRDFAFLGPESVEASMASQCAAEQKKFWEYHDGLYAAEVSDGREHNGNLSEIFFKSLASSLGLDRTRFDSCLSSKKYFKEVEKDYADGLAAGVTGTPTTFVNGKALSGAVPYEQIKVAIDEALTATR, encoded by the coding sequence TTAATAGCCGGAGCTTTAATTTACAGCGTAGGAGCGCGGAATTTGGCTCCACAACCGGCTAATCTGGTGGCTACTGTGTCAGATAAAGATTTAGCTGACGACGATGTAGTATTGGGCAGTGTAGATGCACCCGTCACTTTGGTGGAATTCGGGGATTATCAATGCCCATTTTGTGGCCGGTTTTTTAGCCAGGTGGAGCCGAAGATCCGAGAGGAGTATATCAAGACTGGAAAGGTAAAAATGATTTATCGCGACTTTGCTTTCTTGGGTCCGGAGTCGGTGGAGGCTTCGATGGCTTCTCAATGCGCCGCCGAGCAAAAGAAATTCTGGGAATATCACGACGGGCTATATGCCGCCGAGGTTTCAGACGGCCGAGAACACAACGGCAATCTTTCAGAGATTTTCTTCAAATCGTTGGCCTCGTCTTTGGGGTTAGACCGCACACGATTTGATTCCTGCCTGTCTTCTAAGAAATATTTCAAAGAAGTAGAAAAGGATTATGCCGATGGATTGGCCGCCGGCGTTACCGGTACCCCGACCACTTTTGTGAACGGCAAAGCGTTATCGGGGGCCGTTCCTTATGAGCAGATTAAAGTAGCTATTGATGAAGCATTAACCGCTACGCGGTAA
- a CDS encoding DUF192 domain-containing protein, translating to MAKILFLGALILLVLAIAAFLFIPKKMHSEFPRGKLDIGGVILNVEIADTAGARSIGLSGHAPLADNEGMYFIFPIPAIYPFWMKGMIFPIDVVWLRGEKIVGIAENAAVPGSGKLEIYSPPSLVDRVLEINAGMAKKLGLVEGGMVRVPDL from the coding sequence ATGGCTAAAATATTATTCCTCGGAGCTTTGATTTTACTAGTCTTAGCCATCGCGGCATTTTTGTTTATACCCAAAAAGATGCATAGCGAATTTCCCCGAGGCAAATTGGATATCGGCGGCGTGATTCTGAATGTGGAAATTGCTGATACGGCCGGCGCGCGCTCTATTGGTCTGTCGGGCCACGCTCCTTTAGCGGATAACGAAGGTATGTATTTTATTTTTCCTATTCCCGCCATTTATCCGTTTTGGATGAAGGGAATGATTTTTCCAATTGACGTGGTTTGGCTTAGAGGAGAGAAGATAGTGGGCATAGCCGAAAATGCGGCTGTACCAGGATCCGGAAAATTAGAAATCTATTCCCCGCCGAGCTTAGTTGATAGGGTTTTAGAAATCAATGCGGGTATGGCGAAGAAGTTGGGGTTAGTCGAAGGCGGAATGGTACGCGTACCAGACTTATAG